In Streptomyces sp. NBC_00704, a genomic segment contains:
- a CDS encoding HAMP domain-containing protein, translated as MESGAATRGTKTRAKGGQSLSRPRTPRGGTTVVDTAALDRLLTALASMRDGNFRKRLTVSGDGVMSEIAAVFNEVADRNLHLTGELSRVRRMVGREGKLTERLETGACEGSWATAIDNSNALVDDLVRPVSEVGRVLSAVAEGDLSSRMELRTHTPEGTGHPLRGEFLKVGRTVNNLVDQLSTFTDEVTRVASEVGTEGKLGGQAQVRGMSGSWKDLTESVNTMAYRLTAQVRDIALVTTAVAKGDLSRKVTVHVEGEMLELKNTVNTMVDQLSAFSSEVTRVAREVGTEGILGGQAQVSGVDGVWKELTDSVNTMAGNLTAQVRGIAEVTTAVANGDLSQKVTVSARGEVAQLADTINQMTETLRTFADEVTRVANEVGAAGQLGGQANVPGAAGTWKDLTDSVNTVFRNLTTQVRDIAAVTTAVASGDLSQKVTVDVAGEMLELKNTVNGMVDQLSAFGAEVTRVAREIGVEGELGGQAQVSGAAGTWKDLTDSVNTAFRNLTGQVRNIAQVTTAVANGDLSQKVTVDVSGEMAQLKNTVNTMVDQLSSFADQVTRMARDVGTEGRLGGQARVDGVSGTWKELTDSVNSMAGNLTSQVRNIAQVTTAVARGDLSQKIDVDARGEILELKNTINTMVDQLSAFADQVTRVARDVGTEGRLGGQAQVPGVAGVWRDLTDSVNGMAGNLTAQVRNIAQVATAVARGDLSQKITVDARGEILELKNTLNTMVDQLSSFAQEVTRVAREVGTEGQLGGQAEVQGVSGTWKDLTQSVNFMANNLTIQVRQIAEVTTAVAKGDLSKKITVDAKGEILELVTTVNTMVDQLSSFAEQVTRVAREVGTEGILGGQAHVPGVTGIWKDLSGNVNLMAKNLTMQVRNISQVAAAVANGDLTRQVTIEARGEVQQLADTFNTMVRTLSSFAEQVTKVAREVGTDGILGGQAHVPGVAGTWKDLTDSVNGMASNLTGQVRNIAMVTTAIAKGDLTKKIDIDARGEILELKTTINTMVDQLSSFAEEVTRVAREVGTEGQLGGQARVRDVDGTWRDLTESVNEMAGNLTRQVRAIARVATAVTRGDLNLKIDVDASGEIQELQDYINKMIANLRDTTIANKEQDWLKGNLARVSALMQGRRDLQDVASLIMSELPPLVAAQHGAFFLAMPPADGDADLYELRMLGSYGYSMGSMPSSFRPGEALVGTAAEEKRTILVANAPSGYLKIASGLGEAPPAQVIVLPVLFEGQVLGVIELASFTPFTQIQKDFLNQLAEMIATSVNTISVNTKTEQLLKQSQELTEQLRERSAELEQRQKALQASNAELEEKAELLAQQNRDIEVKNTEIEEARQVLEERAEQLAVSMRYKSEFLANMSHELRTPLNSLLILAKLLADNAEGNLSPKQVEFAETIHGAGSDLLQLINDILDLSKVEAGKMDVSPTRIALVQLVDYVEATFRPLTAEKGLDLSVRVSPELPATLHTDEQRLLQVLRNLLSNAVKFTDSGSVELVIRPAGAEVPVAIREQLLEAGSLTDPDAPLIAFSVTDTGIGIAASKMRVIFEAFKQADGTTSRKYGGTGLGLSISREIAQLLGGEIHAQSEPGRGSTFTLYLPLHPSELPPQGYQQVVPALEAGDLVASENGAAELSELSPAEIQTPAEVRSYRDAQNGPAALFRRRRRLVSGGEQVGRPDQWPARAQQAEAPARAGIKFGGEKVLIVDDDIRNVFALTSVLEQHGLSVLYAENGREGIEVLEQHDDVAVVLMDIMMPEMDGYATTTAIRRMPQFSGLPIIALTAKAMKGDREKAIESGASDYVTKPVDPDHLLSVMQQWMRQE; from the coding sequence GTGGAGTCTGGCGCAGCGACGCGGGGCACTAAGACGCGCGCGAAAGGCGGACAGTCTCTGAGCAGGCCACGCACCCCACGCGGAGGTACCACTGTCGTGGACACGGCAGCTCTGGACCGTTTGCTCACGGCTCTGGCGTCCATGCGGGACGGGAACTTCCGCAAGCGGCTCACGGTCTCCGGCGACGGCGTGATGTCGGAGATCGCCGCCGTGTTCAACGAGGTCGCGGACCGCAATCTGCATCTCACGGGTGAGCTGTCGCGGGTGCGGCGCATGGTGGGGCGTGAGGGGAAGCTCACCGAGCGGCTGGAGACGGGGGCCTGCGAGGGGTCCTGGGCGACCGCGATCGACAACTCGAACGCGCTGGTCGACGACCTCGTACGTCCGGTCTCCGAGGTCGGCCGGGTGCTGTCGGCGGTCGCCGAGGGTGATCTGTCGTCGCGGATGGAGTTGCGGACGCACACCCCGGAGGGGACCGGGCATCCGCTGCGCGGGGAGTTCCTGAAGGTCGGGCGGACGGTGAACAACCTGGTCGACCAGTTGTCGACGTTCACCGACGAGGTCACGCGCGTGGCCAGCGAGGTGGGCACCGAGGGCAAGCTGGGCGGTCAGGCCCAGGTGCGCGGTATGTCGGGTTCGTGGAAGGACCTCACGGAGTCCGTCAACACGATGGCGTACCGGCTGACGGCGCAGGTGCGGGACATCGCGCTGGTGACGACGGCGGTGGCCAAGGGTGATCTGTCACGGAAGGTGACGGTTCACGTCGAGGGCGAGATGCTCGAGCTGAAGAACACCGTCAACACGATGGTGGACCAGCTCTCGGCGTTCTCGTCGGAGGTGACCCGGGTCGCCCGCGAGGTGGGCACCGAGGGCATTCTCGGCGGGCAGGCGCAGGTGTCCGGTGTGGACGGGGTGTGGAAGGAACTCACCGATTCGGTGAACACCATGGCCGGGAACCTGACGGCCCAGGTGCGCGGGATCGCGGAGGTGACGACGGCGGTCGCCAACGGCGATCTGTCGCAGAAGGTAACGGTTTCCGCGCGCGGTGAGGTCGCGCAGCTCGCGGACACGATCAACCAGATGACGGAGACGCTGCGGACCTTCGCGGACGAGGTCACGCGCGTCGCCAACGAGGTGGGCGCCGCGGGGCAGCTGGGCGGTCAGGCGAACGTGCCGGGCGCGGCGGGCACCTGGAAGGACCTGACGGACTCGGTCAACACGGTGTTCCGGAACCTGACCACGCAGGTGCGGGACATCGCGGCGGTGACGACGGCGGTGGCCAGCGGCGATCTGTCGCAGAAGGTCACGGTGGACGTGGCCGGCGAGATGCTGGAGCTGAAGAACACCGTCAACGGGATGGTGGACCAGCTGTCGGCGTTCGGCGCCGAGGTGACGCGGGTGGCGCGGGAGATCGGCGTCGAGGGCGAGCTGGGCGGTCAGGCGCAGGTGTCGGGCGCGGCCGGCACGTGGAAGGACCTGACGGACTCCGTCAACACGGCGTTCAGGAATCTCACCGGACAGGTGAGGAACATCGCGCAGGTGACCACGGCGGTGGCCAACGGCGACCTGTCGCAGAAGGTCACCGTGGACGTGTCCGGTGAGATGGCGCAGCTGAAGAACACCGTGAACACGATGGTGGACCAGCTGTCGTCGTTCGCCGACCAGGTGACGCGGATGGCGCGGGACGTGGGCACCGAGGGCCGGCTGGGCGGTCAGGCCCGGGTGGACGGGGTGTCGGGCACCTGGAAGGAGCTCACGGACTCCGTGAACTCCATGGCCGGGAACCTGACCTCGCAGGTGCGCAACATCGCCCAGGTGACGACGGCGGTGGCGCGGGGCGACCTGTCGCAGAAGATCGACGTGGACGCGCGCGGGGAGATCCTGGAGCTGAAGAACACCATCAACACGATGGTCGACCAGCTCTCCGCCTTCGCCGACCAGGTGACCCGGGTGGCGCGGGACGTGGGCACCGAGGGGCGTCTCGGCGGGCAGGCGCAAGTGCCCGGTGTGGCCGGTGTGTGGCGTGACCTGACGGACTCGGTGAACGGCATGGCGGGCAACCTGACCGCCCAGGTGCGCAACATCGCCCAGGTCGCCACCGCGGTGGCCCGCGGTGACCTCTCCCAGAAGATCACCGTGGACGCGCGCGGGGAGATCCTGGAGCTGAAGAACACCCTGAACACGATGGTCGACCAGCTGTCGTCGTTCGCCCAGGAGGTCACCCGGGTGGCCCGTGAGGTGGGTACGGAGGGGCAGCTCGGCGGCCAGGCCGAGGTGCAGGGCGTCTCCGGCACCTGGAAGGACCTCACGCAGTCGGTGAACTTCATGGCGAACAACCTGACCATCCAGGTGCGCCAGATCGCGGAGGTCACGACGGCGGTCGCCAAGGGCGATCTGTCGAAGAAGATCACGGTCGACGCCAAGGGCGAGATCCTGGAGCTGGTCACCACCGTCAACACGATGGTCGACCAGCTGTCGTCGTTCGCCGAGCAGGTGACCCGGGTGGCCCGTGAGGTGGGCACCGAGGGCATCCTGGGCGGTCAGGCGCACGTGCCGGGCGTCACGGGCATCTGGAAGGACCTCAGCGGCAACGTCAACCTGATGGCCAAGAACCTGACCATGCAGGTGCGCAACATCTCGCAGGTCGCGGCGGCCGTCGCCAACGGCGACCTGACGCGGCAGGTGACCATCGAGGCGCGCGGCGAGGTGCAGCAGCTCGCCGACACGTTCAACACGATGGTGAGGACGCTGAGCTCGTTCGCCGAGCAGGTCACCAAGGTGGCCCGTGAGGTGGGCACGGACGGGATCCTGGGCGGTCAGGCGCATGTGCCGGGGGTGGCGGGCACCTGGAAGGACCTCACCGACTCGGTGAACGGGATGGCGTCCAACCTGACCGGCCAGGTGCGCAACATCGCCATGGTCACGACGGCCATCGCCAAGGGCGACCTGACGAAGAAGATCGACATCGACGCGCGCGGGGAGATCCTCGAGCTGAAGACGACCATCAACACGATGGTCGACCAGCTGTCGTCGTTCGCCGAGGAGGTCACCCGGGTGGCCCGTGAGGTGGGCACCGAAGGGCAGCTGGGCGGTCAGGCACGCGTGCGTGACGTCGACGGCACCTGGCGCGACCTGACGGAGTCGGTGAACGAGATGGCCGGGAACCTGACCCGGCAGGTGCGGGCCATCGCGCGCGTGGCGACCGCGGTGACCCGCGGCGACCTGAACCTCAAGATCGACGTGGACGCGTCCGGGGAGATCCAGGAGCTCCAGGACTACATCAACAAGATGATCGCCAACCTGCGCGACACCACGATCGCGAACAAGGAGCAGGACTGGCTCAAGGGCAACCTCGCGCGTGTGTCGGCTCTGATGCAGGGTCGGCGCGACCTCCAGGACGTCGCCTCGCTGATCATGAGCGAGCTGCCGCCGCTGGTGGCGGCGCAGCACGGCGCGTTCTTCCTGGCGATGCCGCCGGCCGACGGGGACGCGGACCTCTACGAGCTGCGGATGCTGGGCTCGTACGGGTACTCGATGGGGTCCATGCCGTCGTCGTTCCGGCCGGGTGAGGCGCTGGTGGGGACGGCGGCCGAGGAGAAGCGCACGATCCTCGTGGCGAACGCCCCGAGCGGCTATCTGAAGATCGCCTCGGGGCTCGGCGAGGCGCCGCCCGCGCAGGTGATCGTGCTGCCGGTGCTGTTCGAGGGCCAGGTGCTCGGCGTGATCGAGCTGGCGTCGTTCACGCCGTTCACGCAGATCCAGAAGGACTTCCTCAACCAGCTCGCCGAGATGATCGCGACCAGCGTCAACACGATCTCCGTCAACACCAAGACGGAGCAGCTGCTGAAGCAGTCGCAGGAGCTGACCGAGCAACTGCGCGAGCGTTCCGCGGAGTTGGAGCAGCGGCAGAAGGCCTTGCAGGCGTCCAACGCCGAACTGGAGGAGAAGGCCGAGCTGCTGGCCCAGCAGAACCGCGACATCGAGGTGAAGAACACCGAGATCGAGGAGGCGCGGCAGGTCCTGGAGGAGCGGGCCGAGCAGCTCGCGGTGTCGATGCGTTACAAGAGCGAGTTCCTCGCCAACATGTCGCACGAGTTGCGCACGCCGCTCAACTCGCTGCTGATCCTGGCGAAGCTGCTCGCGGACAACGCGGAGGGCAATCTCTCGCCCAAGCAGGTCGAGTTCGCCGAGACGATCCACGGGGCCGGTTCCGACCTGCTCCAGCTGATCAACGACATCCTGGACCTGTCCAAGGTGGAGGCGGGCAAGATGGACGTCTCGCCGACGCGTATCGCGCTCGTCCAGCTGGTCGACTACGTGGAGGCCACCTTCCGTCCGCTCACCGCGGAGAAGGGCCTGGACCTGTCGGTGCGGGTGTCGCCGGAGCTGCCGGCCACGCTGCACACGGACGAGCAGCGGCTGCTGCAGGTGCTGCGCAACCTGTTGTCCAACGCGGTGAAGTTCACCGACTCCGGGTCGGTGGAGCTGGTCATCAGGCCGGCCGGCGCGGAGGTGCCGGTGGCGATCCGCGAGCAGTTGCTGGAGGCCGGCTCGCTGACCGACCCGGACGCCCCGCTGATCGCGTTCTCGGTGACCGACACCGGCATCGGGATCGCGGCCAGCAAGATGCGGGTGATCTTCGAGGCGTTCAAGCAGGCGGACGGGACGACCAGCCGCAAGTACGGCGGCACGGGCCTCGGACTGTCGATCTCGCGGGAGATCGCGCAGCTGCTCGGCGGCGAGATCCACGCGCAGAGCGAGCCGGGACGCGGCTCCACCTTCACGCTGTACCTGCCGCTGCACCCGAGCGAGCTGCCGCCGCAGGGCTACCAGCAGGTGGTGCCCGCCCTGGAGGCCGGCGACCTGGTGGCGTCGGAGAACGGGGCGGCGGAGCTGTCGGAGCTGTCCCCGGCGGAGATCCAGACGCCGGCCGAGGTGCGGTCGTACCGGGACGCGCAGAACGGTCCGGCGGCGCTCTTCCGGCGCCGGCGGCGGCTGGTGAGCGGCGGTGAGCAGGTCGGCAGGCCCGACCAGTGGCCGGCCCGCGCCCAGCAGGCGGAGGCGCCCGCGCGCGCGGGCATCAAGTTCGGCGGGGAGAAGGTGCTCATCGTCGACGACGACATCCGCAACGTGTTCGCGCTGACCAGCGTCCTGGAACAGCACGGCCTGTCGGTGCTGTACGCGGAGAACGGCCGGGAGGGCATCGAGGTCCTGGAGCAGCACGACGACGTGGCGGTCGTCCTGATGGACATCATGATGCCGGAGATGGACGGCTACGCGACGACGACGGCGATCCGGCGGATGCCGCAGTTCTCGGGGCTGCCGATCATCGCGCTCACCGCGAAGGCGATGAAGGGCGACCGCGAGAAGGCGATCGAGTCGGGCGCCTCCGACTACGTGACGAAGCCGGTCGACCCCGATCACCTGTTGTCGGTGATGCAGCAGTGGATGAGGCAGGAGTGA
- a CDS encoding response regulator, which yields MVQKAKILLVDDRPENLLALEAILSALDQTLVRASSGEEALKALLTDDFAVILLDVQMPGMDGFETAAHIKRRERTRDIPIIFLTAINHGPHHTFRGYAAGAVDYISKPFDPWVLRAKVSVFVELYMKNCQLREQAALLRLQLEGGGRAVAGGDVKEPAGLLAELSARLAAVEEQAEALSKQLDDESADAAAVATAAHLERKLTGLRRALDALEPGTGGGAASLPSPN from the coding sequence ATGGTGCAGAAGGCCAAGATCCTCCTGGTCGATGACCGGCCGGAGAATCTGCTGGCGCTGGAGGCGATCCTCTCTGCGCTCGATCAGACGCTGGTGCGGGCATCGTCCGGGGAAGAGGCGCTCAAAGCACTGCTGACGGACGACTTCGCGGTCATCCTGCTGGACGTCCAGATGCCGGGAATGGACGGCTTCGAGACGGCCGCGCACATCAAGCGGCGGGAGCGGACCAGGGACATCCCGATCATCTTCCTCACCGCGATCAACCACGGGCCGCACCACACCTTCCGCGGGTACGCGGCCGGCGCGGTGGACTACATCTCCAAGCCGTTCGACCCGTGGGTGCTGCGTGCGAAGGTCTCGGTGTTCGTCGAGCTGTACATGAAGAACTGTCAACTGCGGGAGCAGGCGGCGTTGCTGCGGCTGCAGTTGGAGGGCGGCGGCAGGGCCGTCGCGGGCGGCGACGTCAAGGAGCCGGCCGGGCTGCTCGCGGAACTCTCCGCGCGCCTCGCGGCCGTCGAGGAGCAGGCCGAGGCCCTGTCCAAGCAACTGGACGACGAGTCGGCGGACGCGGCGGCGGTGGCCACGGCGGCCCACCTGGAGCGCAAACTCACCGGTCTGCGGCGCGCGCTGGACGCCCTGGAGCCGGGCACGGGCGGCGGGGCCGCCTCGCTGCCCTCGCCGAACTGA
- a CDS encoding DNA translocase FtsK produces the protein MASRPSAAKKQPARKAAAPAKAPAKKAAAKKVPAKKAPARKAAARKPAPPPAPSPTGGVYRLVRAVWLGLAHAVGAVFRGIGNGAKNLDPAHRKDGVALLLFGVALIVAAGTWADLRGPVGDLVEILVTGAFGRLDLLVPILFAVVAVRFVRHPEKPEANGRIVIGLSALVIGVLGQVHIACGAPARSAGMQAIRDAGGLIGWSVATPLTYTMGEVLAVPMLVLLTVFGLLVVTATPVNAVPQRLRRLGVTLGLLRDPEEDAYDEFGDDDARYDEQWREALPARPRRRTSAPEAYDPDSAEQEALTRRRGRPRRSAVPQPAMDRRMDAVDIAAAAAADLDGAVLHGMPPSRIVADLTQGVTTADGEPTTPTPVPTPVPTPVPAPAGRPRQQKTNTGGAVPDLTKAAPEAPREMPARAEQLQLSGDITYALPSLDLLERGGPGKARSAANDAVVASLTNVFTEFKVDAAVTGFTRGPTVTRYEVELGPAVKVERITALAKNIAYAVASPDVRIISPIPGKSAVGIEIPNTDREMVNLGDVLRLAESAEDDDPMLVAFGKDVEGGYVMHSLAKMPHILVAGATGSGKSSCINCLITSVMIRATPEDVRMILVDPKRVELTAYEGIPHLITPIITNPKRAAEALQWVVREMDLRYDDLAAYGYRHIDDFNRAVREGTVKPPEGSERELQPYPYLLVIVDELADLMMVAPRDVEDSIVRITQLARAAGIHLVLATQRPSVDVVTGLIKANVPSRLAFATSSLADSRVILDQPGAEKLIGKGDGLFLPMGANKPTRMQGAFVTEAEVAAVVQHCKDQMAPVFRDDVTVGAKQKKEIDEDIGDDLDLLCQAAELVVSTQFGSTSMLQRKLRVGFAKAGRLMDLMESRNIVGPSEGSKARDVLVKPDELDGVLAVIRGQSEG, from the coding sequence ATGGCCTCACGTCCCTCCGCAGCCAAGAAGCAGCCCGCCAGGAAGGCGGCCGCTCCGGCGAAGGCTCCGGCGAAGAAGGCCGCCGCGAAGAAGGTCCCGGCGAAGAAGGCGCCCGCCAGGAAAGCCGCGGCCAGAAAACCCGCGCCCCCACCCGCGCCCAGCCCCACCGGGGGCGTGTACCGGCTCGTGCGCGCCGTGTGGCTGGGACTGGCGCACGCCGTCGGCGCCGTGTTCCGCGGCATAGGGAACGGCGCCAAGAACCTCGACCCGGCCCACCGCAAGGACGGCGTCGCGCTGCTGCTGTTCGGCGTCGCGCTGATCGTCGCCGCGGGCACCTGGGCCGATCTGCGCGGCCCCGTGGGCGACCTCGTCGAGATCCTGGTGACCGGCGCGTTCGGACGGCTCGACCTGCTCGTGCCGATCCTGTTCGCCGTCGTCGCCGTGCGCTTCGTCCGCCATCCCGAGAAGCCCGAGGCCAACGGCCGGATCGTGATCGGTCTGTCGGCCCTCGTCATCGGCGTGCTCGGACAGGTCCACATCGCCTGCGGCGCGCCCGCCCGCAGCGCCGGCATGCAGGCCATAAGGGACGCCGGCGGCCTCATCGGCTGGAGCGTGGCGACCCCCCTCACCTACACGATGGGCGAGGTCCTCGCCGTACCGATGCTGGTGCTGCTCACCGTCTTCGGACTGCTGGTCGTCACGGCCACCCCGGTCAACGCCGTCCCGCAGCGGCTACGCCGGCTCGGTGTGACCCTCGGCCTGCTGCGCGACCCGGAGGAGGACGCGTACGACGAGTTCGGCGACGACGACGCCCGCTACGACGAGCAGTGGCGTGAGGCGCTCCCCGCGCGCCCCCGACGGCGCACGAGCGCCCCCGAGGCGTACGACCCCGACAGCGCCGAGCAGGAGGCGCTGACCCGGCGACGCGGCCGCCCCAGGCGCTCCGCCGTGCCCCAGCCGGCCATGGACCGCCGCATGGACGCCGTGGACATCGCCGCGGCCGCGGCGGCCGACCTCGACGGCGCCGTCCTGCACGGCATGCCGCCCTCGCGGATCGTCGCCGACCTCACGCAGGGCGTGACCACGGCCGACGGGGAACCGACCACGCCGACTCCCGTGCCGACCCCCGTGCCCACGCCCGTCCCCGCGCCGGCCGGCCGGCCCCGGCAGCAGAAAACGAACACCGGGGGAGCGGTACCGGATCTGACGAAGGCGGCCCCCGAGGCGCCGCGCGAGATGCCCGCGCGCGCCGAGCAGCTCCAGCTGTCCGGCGACATCACCTACGCCCTGCCCTCGCTCGACCTCCTGGAGCGCGGCGGCCCCGGCAAGGCGCGCAGCGCCGCCAACGACGCCGTCGTCGCCTCGCTGACGAACGTCTTCACCGAGTTCAAGGTGGACGCCGCCGTCACCGGTTTCACCCGCGGGCCGACGGTCACGCGCTACGAGGTCGAGCTCGGTCCGGCCGTGAAGGTCGAGCGGATCACCGCGCTGGCGAAGAACATCGCCTACGCCGTGGCCAGCCCGGACGTACGGATCATCAGCCCGATCCCGGGCAAGTCCGCGGTCGGCATCGAGATCCCGAACACCGACCGCGAGATGGTCAACCTCGGCGACGTGCTGCGGCTCGCCGAGTCCGCCGAGGACGACGACCCGATGCTGGTCGCCTTCGGCAAGGACGTCGAGGGCGGCTACGTCATGCACTCGCTGGCGAAGATGCCGCACATCCTGGTCGCGGGCGCCACCGGTTCCGGCAAGTCGTCCTGCATCAACTGCCTGATCACCTCGGTCATGATCCGGGCCACCCCCGAGGACGTCCGGATGATCCTCGTCGACCCCAAGCGCGTGGAGCTGACCGCCTACGAGGGCATCCCCCACCTCATCACGCCCATCATCACCAACCCCAAACGGGCCGCCGAGGCACTGCAGTGGGTCGTCCGCGAGATGGACCTGCGCTACGACGACCTCGCCGCCTACGGCTACCGGCACATCGACGACTTCAACCGCGCGGTGCGCGAAGGGACCGTCAAGCCGCCCGAGGGCAGCGAACGCGAGCTCCAGCCGTACCCGTACCTGCTGGTGATCGTCGACGAGCTCGCCGACCTGATGATGGTCGCGCCGAGGGACGTCGAGGACTCCATCGTGCGGATCACCCAGCTCGCGCGCGCGGCAGGCATCCACCTGGTGCTCGCCACCCAGCGCCCCTCGGTCGACGTCGTCACCGGCCTGATCAAGGCGAACGTGCCCTCACGGCTCGCCTTCGCCACCTCCTCGCTCGCCGACTCGCGCGTCATCCTCGACCAGCCGGGCGCCGAGAAGCTGATCGGCAAGGGCGACGGGCTGTTCCTGCCGATGGGCGCCAACAAGCCCACCCGTATGCAGGGCGCCTTCGTGACCGAGGCCGAGGTCGCGGCGGTCGTCCAGCACTGCAAGGACCAGATGGCGCCCGTCTTCCGGGACGACGTCACCGTCGGCGCCAAGCAGAAGAAGGAGATCGACGAGGACATCGGCGACGACCTGGACCTGCTGTGCCAGGCGGCCGAGCTGGTCGTCTCCACCCAGTTCGGCTCCACGTCCATGCTCCAGCGCAAGCTGCGCGTGGGCTTCGCCAAGGCCGGCCGGCTCATGGACCTCATGGAGTCCCGCAACATCGTCGGCCCGAGCGAGGGCTCCAAGGCGCGTGACGTTCTCGTGAAGCCGGACGAGTTGGACGGCGTCCTCGCCGTGATCCGGGGGCAGTCTGAGGGGTAG
- a CDS encoding helix-turn-helix domain-containing protein, with the protein MSIGNSPEDERPFEDPSEEAPVSIGRALRQARIEAGLTVDDVSTATRVRIAIIHAIEADDFAPCGGDVYARGHIRTLARAVRLDPAPLIERYDATHGGRPAPTPAAPLFEAERIRPERRGPNWTAAMVAAIVAVVGFVGFTAFKGGDDGGAKEQAAEGATPTAGKTASPTPKTDKPVDRKPAPSDSAIAAAPQDKVTVQVSAADGRSWVAAKDHNGRLLFDGLLKKGDSKTFQDSEKINLVLGDAGAIDLFVNGKKLNDDFRPGAVERLTYTKGDPQAG; encoded by the coding sequence GTGTCCATCGGCAACTCCCCCGAAGACGAGCGTCCGTTCGAAGACCCGTCCGAAGAAGCCCCCGTCTCGATCGGTCGCGCCCTGCGACAGGCGCGCATCGAGGCCGGGCTGACGGTCGACGACGTCAGCACCGCCACCCGCGTCCGCATCGCCATCATCCACGCCATCGAGGCGGACGACTTCGCCCCCTGCGGCGGGGACGTCTACGCGCGCGGGCACATCCGGACGCTGGCCAGGGCCGTCCGCCTCGACCCTGCCCCGCTCATCGAGCGCTACGACGCCACCCACGGCGGCCGCCCCGCCCCGACCCCGGCCGCGCCCCTCTTCGAGGCGGAACGCATCCGCCCCGAGCGCCGCGGGCCGAACTGGACCGCGGCCATGGTCGCCGCGATCGTCGCCGTCGTCGGCTTCGTCGGCTTCACCGCCTTCAAGGGCGGCGACGACGGCGGAGCGAAGGAACAGGCCGCCGAGGGCGCCACCCCCACCGCGGGGAAGACCGCCTCGCCCACGCCGAAGACCGACAAGCCCGTCGACCGCAAGCCCGCGCCGTCCGACAGCGCCATCGCCGCCGCCCCGCAGGACAAGGTGACCGTCCAGGTCAGCGCCGCGGACGGCCGCAGCTGGGTCGCGGCCAAGGACCACAACGGCAGGCTGCTCTTCGACGGCCTGCTCAAGAAGGGCGACTCCAAGACCTTCCAGGACAGCGAGAAGATCAACCTCGTGCTCGGCGACGCCGGCGCGATCGATCTCTTCGTCAACGGCAAGAAGCTCAACGACGACTTCCGCCCCGGAGCGGTGGAGCGGCTGACGTACACCAAGGGCGACCCGCAGGCGGGATGA